AAAGAATCCTCCTATTATATCTTTTACTTTTAATGCAAGATCTTGTAATTCTTCGTCTATCTTTAAAGGTTCTGCCTTAGCACCTAAAGCTGTGTTTGTTTTCCAATTCCTCGAATTCACTCTATAAATTCCAACTGGTGCCTCATCACCTATAGTGAATATTCTTATGTCCCTATCAGGTTTTTTCACAAATTCTTGTATTAAATAAATATATCTAAATTGTAACGTAGTATATTCTTGATACTCTAAAAAGTTCCTTAATGTATCCTCATCAATGGCTCTAGCTACCATCCTACCCCAGCTACCTTCAACTGGCTTTATTACAACAGGATAACTTAGTTTATTTGCAAGTTCTAAGGCTTTTTCTTTAGAAAAAGCTACTATTGTTTTAGGAACTCTTATCCCATGCTTTGATAATAACGATAAGGTGTAAAGTTTGTTTTCACATTTTATTAAAGTTGAGGAGTCATTAATAGTTTTGTAACTTAAGTTTTCAAATATAGTGGATGTTATTACTGCTCTAGCATGAGAAGTATTTCTTTGTATCACAACATCAAGATCTCCTAATGTTTCATTACTATCATTATTATAAAAATAATAAAAATCTTTAGTATATATTGGAATTACAGTATGTCCTAATTTCCTCGCTTCTTGTATAAGATTTTTTTCTTCCCATCTTAGGAGATCATATATTACCCCTAAGATCACTCTCCCCAGTCCTCTCCTACTTGCTCGGCTAATCTTAGTGCGAGTCTTCCATGATCATTATATACTTCTAATTGGGCTCCACATTCATGCTCAACTATTTCTCCAGGTAATGCATCATCTGGAACATTTACATCTCCATTACATACTGGGCACTTTAGGACTACCATTTTTGGATCAAATATATCATAAAAAGTAAGTAGTTGATAAGCTTTTATGAAAATAAATGGTTCGATTTTAAAACCAGACTCTAAGAACTATTGTACTATTTGTACTTAGTACTCCTTGAAGGCTTCTTATATCATCTATTGTTTTATTAATTGAGGAGATGTTAGTACCCCTAACTACTGTTAAAATGTCATAATCCCCAGTTGTCTCATATACAAATTCTACTCCTTGAATCTTTATTATTTTTTTAGAAATTTCTGGTGTTGGGATTTGTGGATTAGTTTTTACCATAACTATAGCTCTTATTTCATTTTCTAGCTCATAATCAATTGTGAATCTCTTAATTACACCCATTTTTATTAGTTTTT
The sequence above is drawn from the Sulfurisphaera tokodaii str. 7 genome and encodes:
- the lysX gene encoding lysine biosynthesis protein LysX → MILGVIYDLLRWEEKNLIQEARKLGHTVIPIYTKDFYYFYNNDSNETLGDLDVVIQRNTSHARAVITSTIFENLSYKTINDSSTLIKCENKLYTLSLLSKHGIRVPKTIVAFSKEKALELANKLSYPVVIKPVEGSWGRMVARAIDEDTLRNFLEYQEYTTLQFRYIYLIQEFVKKPDRDIRIFTIGDEAPVGIYRVNSRNWKTNTALGAKAEPLKIDEELQDLALKVKDIIGGFFLGIDVFEDPERGYIINEVNGVPEYKNTVRVNNFNVSEYLIRKIEEWIKK
- the lysW/argW gene encoding alpha-aminoadipate/glutamate carrier protein LysW; translated protein: MVVLKCPVCNGDVNVPDDALPGEIVEHECGAQLEVYNDHGRLALRLAEQVGEDWGE
- the lysM gene encoding HTH-type transcriptional regulator LysM, whose product is MADVDESDLKILEILRKNARTPYTSIAKELKISEAAVRKRIEKLIKMGVIKRFTIDYELENEIRAIVMVKTNPQIPTPEISKKIIKIQGVEFVYETTGDYDILTVVRGTNISSINKTIDDIRSLQGVLSTNSTIVLRVWF